A region from the Diadema setosum chromosome 13, eeDiaSeto1, whole genome shotgun sequence genome encodes:
- the LOC140236514 gene encoding uncharacterized protein yields the protein MALSYVGLNVGGIVFQTSSTTLNSQPENFFTSLLSGQFESAKDEAGNFLIDRDGQIFRHVLNYMRNGKLVLPERFDELALLDQEADFFQLGSLKADIKALREATLAESVTLNVGGRIYQTTRSVLSREPGSVFRKIIDGHPPSHHGQYFIDGDQSLFVHILRYLRFGYLQLLSPPFTEMDLNLLEAEAKSMEMDGLLAHVFIFRMLHIRHSSLGRGVAMFSTDDQFVFYSNDNVILAALSHFGRRAMAVESIKCAWESVYVVALHLDSTKIERQVYMQEFRQSVLCPANGDEMVDVLSSLMGRPFIRKAYATTCFAVFGWSGDIVGKFLREIM from the coding sequence ATGGCATTGTCCTATGTTGGGTTGAACGTCGGAGGAATAGTATTTCAGACGTCTAGTACTACTTTAAATAGTCAACCTGAAAACTTCTTCACTTCTCTACTAAGTGGACAATTTGAAAGCGCTAAAGACGAAGCTGGAAATTTCCTGATCGATCGTGACGGGCAGATTTTCCGTCATGTTCTAAATTACATGAGAAATGGCAAACTCGTCCTGCCCGAAAGATTCGACGAACTCGCTCTGCTTGATCAAGAGGCAGATTTCTTCCAACTCGGTTCTCTGAAAGCTGACATCAAAGCTCTGAGAGAGGCCACGCTCGCAGAAAGTGTCACTCTGAACGTTGGCGGCAGGATTTATCAGACGACGAGAAGCGTCCTGTCTCGGGAACCAGGGTCTGTCTTCCGCAAGATTATTGATGGTCATCCTCCCTCTCATCATGGTCAATACTTTATAGACGGAGACCAATCTCTTTTTGTCCACATCTTGCGGTATCTTCGATTCGGATACCTCCAATTACTATCTCCCCCTTTCACGGAAATGGATTTAAATCTGCTGGAAGCTGAAGCGAAGTCGATGGAGATGGATGGTCTTCTGGCACACGTATTTATATTTCGAATGCTACATATAAGACATAGCAGTTTAGGCAGAGGCGTGGCTATGTTTAGTACAGACGATCAGTTCGTTTTCTACTCCAATGACAACGTGATTTTGGCGGCCCTGTCTCATTTTGGCAGACGTGCAATGGCAGTAGAAAGTATTAAATGTGCCTGGGAAAGCGTGTACGTGGTTGCACTTCATTTGGATTCGACAAAAATAGAAAGACAGGTATACATGCAGGAATTCCGTCAGAGTGTTCTATGCCCTGCCAATGGAGATGAAATGGTTGACGTGTTATCTTCACTAATGGGTAGACCATTTATTCGTAAAGCATATGCCACAACCTGCTTTGCCGTGTTTGGCTGGAGTGGTGACATAGTTGGGAAGTTCCTGAGAGAGATTATGTAG